ACGCCCTGGCGGGCGCCCTGCGCGCCAGCGGGGTCGGCGCGGCCGACGGGTTCGCCCTCAACGTCGCCAACTTCTGGCCCGACGCCGACGTCGTCGCGTTCGGCAAGGAGATCTCCGCCCGGCTCGACGGCGCCCACTTCGTCGTCGACTCGGGCCGCAACGGCAACGGCCGGGTCCCCGAGGAGTTCGTCGACGGCGGCCCGAGCTTCTGCAACCCGCCCGGCCGCGCGCTGGGCCGCGCCCCGACCCTGGAGACGGGCGACCCGGTCGTCGACGGGTACCTGTGGATCAAGCGGGTGGGGGAGTCGGACGGGGCGTGCCGGCCGGGGGAGCCGGTGGCGGGGCAGTGGTGGCCGGAGTACGCCCTGGGTCTCGCGGAGCGCGCGCCGGGCTGACGCCGCGTCCCCGTTCCGGGTAACGCCGGGTGCCCCGGGGACGACCCCACCCCTGATCGCGAGGGTGGGAGGCCGCCGGGCCCGGGCTCAGGGAGTGGCGCATGAGGCACTGCCGGGCCGGGTGCCGCGCCGCTGGTCGCGGGCATGGCTAGGCACGTGGCACCGGCCGACCGCCGGGACCTCGTCGGCCGGTTCCGGCACCGCGCGGCGGAGCGCGCGGTGGTGACCCTGGTGGACCAGGTCGTCTCCTCCGCGTCCAACTTCCTGCTCGGCATGCTCATCGCCCGGGCCAGCGGGGCGGACGGGCTCGGCACCTTCGGCATCGCGTTCCTGGTGTGGCTGGCGGTCGTCGGCCTCAACCGCGCGCTGGTCACCGAGCCGATGACGGTCGGCGACGCCACCGGCCGCGCCGGGGCGAACCTGCCGGAGGGACTGCTCTCCGCGCTCGTGGTCGGGCTGGTCGCCGCGACGGGGATCGCGGCCGTCGGGGTGGTCATGCACCTGGCCGGGGTGGGCACCGCGGCCCTGCTGGCCGTGGCGGTGTGGATCCCGAGCCTGCTGGCCCAGGACTACTGCCGGTCGATGGCGTTCCGGCTGCGCCGGCCCGACCAGGCACTGCTCAGCGACGCCGCGTTCGCCGTCGTCCAGGTCGCCTCGTCGCTGGCGCTCTACCTGGGCGGGGTGCGCAGCACGACGGCGTTCATCTCCGCGTGGGGGCTGGGGGCCACCGTCGGGGCGATCGTCGGGGTCCGGCTGCTGAGGATCCGGCCGACGGTGCGCGGGGCCGTCCCCCACCTGCGGGCGCTCTGGCCGCGCAGCCGGTGGTTCGTCGCCGAGTTCGGCACGTCCTTCCCGGCCGACCAGGGCTACCTCCTGCTGCTCCCGGTGCTGCTGGGCACCGCGCAGTTCGGGTACTTCCGCGCCGGGATGGGCCTGATCGGGCCCGTGGTGGTCGTCTTCATCGCGGGGGGCAACATCGGGCTGCCCGAGTCGGTCCGCCGGTTGCGCGAGGGCGGCGCCGCGGGCCTGCGGTCCTACGCCCGCTCGCTGACGGCGGTCGTCCTGGCGGTCACGGTCGTCTACTGCGGGCTCGTCGCCGCGCTGGCCGAGCCGGTGCTGCGGGTGGTCTACGGGGCCGAGTTCGCCCCGGCGGCCACCGTCACCCGCCTGATCGCGCTGCAGTACGTCCTGATGGCGGTGAGCTTCGGCTTCGGCCAGGCGGTCAAGGCGGCGGGGCGGATGCGGCAGCTGTGGCTGGGCCGGGCCGTGAGCGCCGCGCTCTCGATCCTGGCGGTGGTGGTGCTGACGGCGGAGTTCGGGCTGGTGGGGGCCGGTGTGGCGAGCGTGACGGCCGGGCTCGCGTACAGCACGGGGGTCCTGGTGGTGCACCACCGGATGCACCGGTCGGGCGCCCTCGCGCCCCGGGAGCAGGTGTGCCGGTGAGCCCCTGCCGCTCGTGCGCCGCGACCTCCGGCGACCTCGTCCTGGACCTCGGCGACCAGCCCGCCTGCGAGTACTTCCCCCGGCTCGACGACCCGGGGCCGGAGCCGGTCTTCCCGCTGCGCCTGTGGCTGTGCCGCGCGTGCGGTCTCGCCCAGCTGGCCGACGACGCCGTGCTGCCCGACGAGCCGGTCGGCACCGAGCCCGCGGCACTGGCCCGCCAGCGCGCCGACGCGATCGCCGCCGTGCGGGCGATGGGGCTGCTGCCCGCGGGTGCCACCGTCGTGGAGGGGGCCACCCCGCACGGCGGGTCCTGGCTGCCCGAGCTCACGGAGCTGGGACTGCGTCCCGCCCCCGGGGGCGCGGCGGCCGACGTCGTCGTCGACGCGACGTTCGGGCTGATGCACGAACCCCGCCAGCGGGAGGCGCTCGACCGGCTCGTCGCCGCCGTCGCCCCGGACGGGGTGCTGCTGTTCGGCTTCCACTCGCTCGCGGCGATCGTCGGGGACGGGCAGTGGAACGCCGTCCGGCTGGGTCACTACGCCTACTACTCGACGCCCGCGGTCGTCGGGATGCTCGCCCGCGCGGGCCTGGTGGTCACCGACGCGCTGTGGTTCCCGCTCTACGGGGGCACCGTCCTGGTCGTGGCGCGCCGCGGCGGGGTGCCGGCGGCGTCCGTCGCCGACCTGGTGGCGGCGGAGACCGCGGCGGGGGTGCTGGACCCCGGGGTCGTGGGCGCGCTGCAGACGGCCGTGCTGCGGTCGACCGCGGGGCTGCGCGACCTCGTCCACGGCTGCCGCGCCACCGGCGCGCCCGCGTTCGGCTACAGCGCGGCCTCCCGCGCGGTGGCGCTGGTGCACCTGGCCGGGCTGGACGCGGGCGACCTGCCCGCGGTGGCCGACGCCTCCCCGGCCAAGCACGGCTGCCGGATGCCCGGCACCGACATCCCGATCGTCCCGCCCGCCGAGCTGCTCGCCGCCGGACCGCGGACGGTGCTGCTGTTCGTCTCCGACCTGCTGCCGGAGGTCCGGCGCTCGCTCCCGGAGGTCGAGGGGGCCGGGGGCCGGTGGGTCGACTGCGGCGCCGGGCCCCGGTAGCGCCTGCTCAGTACGCGCCGTCGGAGCGCAGCACCGCGCCCACCGTCTTCCACAGGATCAGGGCGTCGAGCGCGAGGGACCAGTTCTCGACGTAGCGCAGGTCGAGGCGCACCGACTCCTCCCACGAGAGGTCGCTGCGGCCGCTGACCTGCCACAACCCGGTCAGGCCGGGGCGGACGCGGAGCTTGCGCTTGGCGGTCCGGTCGTAGGTGGCGACCTCCTCCGGCAGCGGCGGGCGGGGCCCGATCAGCGACATCGAGCCGCCGAGGACGTTGAACAGCTGGGGGAGCTCGTCGAGGGAGTAGCGGCGCAGCAGCGCGCCGACGCGGGTCACCCGGGGGTCGGCGCGGAGCTTGAACAGCGGACCGTCGCCGTCGTTGGCGGGCACGAGCGCGCGGCGCCGCGCCTCCGCGTCGGGGACCATCGACCGGAACTTGATCATCGTGAAGGTGCGGCCGTGCCGGCCCACCCGCGTCTGCCGGAAGAACACCGGACCGCCGTCGGCGCGCACCGCGACCGCGATGGCGAGCAGGAGCGGGGTGACCAGCGCCAGCACCACCGCCGCGCCGATGCGGTCGATCACGGCCTTGACGACCCGCGGCAGCCCGGTGAGCGACGGCTGGGTCAACCGGAGCAGCGGCAGCCCGTCGACCGGTGCGACGTGCAGCCGCGGCCCGGCGACCTCCATCAACCCGGGATCGACGACGAGATCGGCGCCCAGGCCCTCCAGGTCCCAGGCCAGCTGGTGCAGCCGCCGGGGGGTCCAGCCGGGGGCGCGCCCGATGGCGACGACGCGGTAGCCGCCGGTGCGGACGACCTCCGCGACGGCGTCCAGGTCGCCGATGACGGGCACCCCGAGGACGTCCTGCACGCCGTCCGCGCCCCCACCGGGCGTGCACGCACCGTGCACGACCCAGCCGTTGGAGCGCTCGCGCCGGGTGCGGTCCACGAGGTCGGAGATGGACTCGACGGACCCGACGGCCAGCGCCGGGTGCACGCACCGGCCCTCGAAGCGGTGGGCGTGCAGCCTGCGGCGCAGGGCGTAGCGCCCGACCAGGCTGAGCACGCCCATGGCCGGGATCAACCCGAACGCCCACGGCCGGACCGACGGGATCTGCAGGGCCAGCCCGCCCATGCCCAGCACGACCGAGCTGGCGGCGACGGCGCGGACGAGCCGGCTGAGCTCCTCGGACCCCTGGCCCAGCACCGGCGGGTCCCACGCCCGGCCCAGCAGCAGGCACACGATCGTCAGCAGGCCGCTGACCAGCGGCAGCCACGGCGACACGGCGTCGCCGAAGTTGAGGTCGTTGGTGCCGAGCTCCAGCCAGATGCCGGTCGGGACCACGACGGCGACGGCGACGACGTCGCTGACGACGACGGCGGCGGCGTAGCGGCGCAGCCAGGGGGCCGGGGGGAACGGCGGCGGGGACCCGGCCGGCGCGCGCCGGCGGGCGGCTCGTCCCTGTGCCGCGACATCCGAAGTCATCGACATCCTCAGCTCTGCCGTCGTCGGCATGCTCCGGGCACCGGCCCCGACCCCGGCGTCCTCCTCCACGTCGTGCGTGCAGGTCGGGGGTCGCGTGCGGGCCGCCGACCGTTACCTGCCACCCGGGCGTCGGGCGTTCACTCGATCGAGTAACACCGGTGACCGCCCTGACGAGCATGTCGCCGAACGTGAGCACCACGACGTCCGAGGTGGGCCGATCGAAGGACCGGACACCCGGGACGAGGGGGACACATGGGTTGGCTGCCGATGCTGGGCCGGAGGGCGTGAGCGTGGACGACATCGTGCGGCTCTCCGTGGTCACCCGGGTGGCCCGACGGCACCTGCGGGGTCTCGCGGCCCTCGCCGTCGTCGGCGCGCTGCTGGGCTCGGCGGTCTGGCTGGTGCTCGCCCCCGGGTGGACGGCGGCGAGCGAGGTCCTGCTGATCGGGGCCGTCGAGCAGGAGGAGATCTCCGCCGAGGAGCAGATCGCCTCCAGCCTGACGGTCCTCGACCGCACCGCCGACGCCGTCGGCGGCGGGACCGGCGCCGACCTGCGCGACCGCGTGCAGGTCTCGGTGGTGGAGGGCAGCGTCCTGCGGATCGCGGGCA
This sequence is a window from Pseudonocardia petroleophila. Protein-coding genes within it:
- a CDS encoding sugar transferase gives rise to the protein MTSDVAAQGRAARRRAPAGSPPPFPPAPWLRRYAAAVVVSDVVAVAVVVPTGIWLELGTNDLNFGDAVSPWLPLVSGLLTIVCLLLGRAWDPPVLGQGSEELSRLVRAVAASSVVLGMGGLALQIPSVRPWAFGLIPAMGVLSLVGRYALRRRLHAHRFEGRCVHPALAVGSVESISDLVDRTRRERSNGWVVHGACTPGGGADGVQDVLGVPVIGDLDAVAEVVRTGGYRVVAIGRAPGWTPRRLHQLAWDLEGLGADLVVDPGLMEVAGPRLHVAPVDGLPLLRLTQPSLTGLPRVVKAVIDRIGAAVVLALVTPLLLAIAVAVRADGGPVFFRQTRVGRHGRTFTMIKFRSMVPDAEARRRALVPANDGDGPLFKLRADPRVTRVGALLRRYSLDELPQLFNVLGGSMSLIGPRPPLPEEVATYDRTAKRKLRVRPGLTGLWQVSGRSDLSWEESVRLDLRYVENWSLALDALILWKTVGAVLRSDGAY
- a CDS encoding class I SAM-dependent methyltransferase; this translates as MSPCRSCAATSGDLVLDLGDQPACEYFPRLDDPGPEPVFPLRLWLCRACGLAQLADDAVLPDEPVGTEPAALARQRADAIAAVRAMGLLPAGATVVEGATPHGGSWLPELTELGLRPAPGGAAADVVVDATFGLMHEPRQREALDRLVAAVAPDGVLLFGFHSLAAIVGDGQWNAVRLGHYAYYSTPAVVGMLARAGLVVTDALWFPLYGGTVLVVARRGGVPAASVADLVAAETAAGVLDPGVVGALQTAVLRSTAGLRDLVHGCRATGAPAFGYSAASRAVALVHLAGLDAGDLPAVADASPAKHGCRMPGTDIPIVPPAELLAAGPRTVLLFVSDLLPEVRRSLPEVEGAGGRWVDCGAGPR